A single region of the Musa acuminata AAA Group cultivar baxijiao chromosome BXJ1-11, Cavendish_Baxijiao_AAA, whole genome shotgun sequence genome encodes:
- the LOC135597046 gene encoding WD repeat-containing protein DWA2-like gives MRGASTGIVYGGLKYQARCIADVKADTDHTSFLAGTLSLKEENEVHLIRLSPPGSELVCEGLFYHPNEIWDLKSCPFNPRIFSTVFTFGETYGASVWQIPELNGQSNAPQLEQLVSLNEHTFKIKCVLWWPSGKYDKLISIDEGNLFLWSIDASNKMAKVISQESVGMLHNLSGGAWDPHDRNAVAGICDSSLEFWDLRTMKKTSSIEQAHARDVEYNPKKQHLLVTAEDVSGIRLWDLRRPKFPVKELPGHAHWTWVIRHNPEYNELILSAGTDSTVNLWLAHPPGADDSISESPVDSPKRPKDSLLNSYTDYEDSVYGLAWSTREPSVFASLSYDGRVVVESVKSYIRK, from the exons ATGCGGGGAGCGTCCACCGGCATCGTCTACGGTGGCCTCAAATACCAG GCGAGATGCATCGCCGATGTCAAGGCCGACACCGACCACACCAGTTTCCTCGCCGGAACCCTCAGTCTCAAAGAAGAGAACGAG GTACATCTGATCCGGCTGTCGCCGCCGGGATCGGAGCTCGTCTGCGAGGGGCTCTTCTACCACCCAAACGAGATCTGGGACCTCAAATCTTGCCCCTTTAACCCCAGAATCTTCTCCACGGTGTTTACTTTCG GTGAAACATATGGAGCATCAGTTTGGCAAATTCCTGAGCTCAATGGTCAGTCGAATGCCCCGCAACTAGAACAACTTGTCTCCCTCAATGAGCATACTTTCAAGATTAAATG TGTTCTTTGGTGGCCGTCGGGGAAGTATGATAAACTAATTAGCATTGACGAGGGAAATCTTTTTCTTTGGAGCATAGATGCGTCAAACAAGATGGCCAAG GTGATATCACAAGAATCTGTTGGCATGCTTCATAACCTATCAGGTGGAGCATGGGACCCTCATGATCGAAATGCTGTTGCTGGTATATGTGACTCATCACTAGAATTCTGGGATCTTCGAACAATGAA GAAGACTTCTTCAATTGAGCAAGCACATGCTAGGGATGTTGAGTACAATCCTAAAAAGCAGCATTTACTT GTCACTGCAGAAGATGTATCTGGGATCCGATTATGGGACCTTAGAAGACCTAAGTTTCCTGTGAAAGAACTCCCTGGGCATGCACATTG GACGTGGGTCATCAGACACAATCCTGAGTACAACGAGCTGAttttg AGTGCTGGCACAGATTCAACTGTCAACTTGTGGTTGGCTCATCCTCCTGGTGCTGATGATTCAATATCAGAAAG TCCTGTTGACTCACCAAAGCGACCAAAAGATTCACTCCTCAACTCGTACACCGACTATGAAGATAGTGTATACG GTCTTGCATGGAGCACCCGGGAACCTTCAGTATTTGCATCATTGTCATATGATGGCAGG GTGGTAGTCGAATCGGTGAAGTCGTATATTAGAAAGTGA
- the LOC135596411 gene encoding auxin-responsive protein SAUR66-like yields the protein MLSPKKLIKMVRKWQKVAGLGRPRRRIMTGKPDDSVAAAVGSCSAPLVASRGHVFVYTADGKRFTVPLKYLSSKILRELLRMSEEEFGLPTDGPITLACEAASMDYIIALLRGGITSDVEKAVLASIAGRRCTVSAVPREPHQHLILYGL from the coding sequence ATGCTGAGCCCAAAGAAGCTTATCAAGATGGTGAGGAAGTGGCAGAAGGTGGCCGGTTTGGGCAGGCCCAGGAGAAGGATCATGACAGGGAAACCTGACGACAGTGTTGCTGCAGCGGTAGGGTCGTGCAGTGCTCCTCTGGTTGCGAGCAGAGGTCATGTCTTCGTGTACACGGCCGATGGCAAGCGCTTCACGGTCCCTTTGAAGTACCTAAGCAGCAAGATCCTCAGGGAACTGTTGAGGATGTCGGAGGAAGAGTTCGGGTTGCCAACCGACGGCCCGATAACATTGGCTTGCGAAGCTGCTTCCATGGACTACATCATCGCCTTGCTCCGAGGGGGAATCACGAGCGACGTGGAGAAAGCCGTGCTTGCCTCCATCGCCGGTCGTCGGTGCACGGTCTCTGCGGTTCCACGGGAACCCCATCAACACTTGATCCTCTACGGCTTGTGA
- the LOC103970928 gene encoding lectin-like, producing the protein MASLLFCLECRKMKLPFVVIFSLGSLLGSLAQQCGPAAGGKTCLDGLCCSKYGYCGSTFAYCNDSGYLCGSQAAGGVCRTWQCCSQHGYCGNTSDYCGSGCQSQCDGGSGSGDSDAQCGSQAAGALCPDGQCCSQYGYCGTTSDYCGSGCQSQCPNPNPFAGYRDHCVSQKSTTWTHKEFASISISVMLCG; encoded by the exons ATGGCGAGCCTCCTCTTCTGCTTGGAGTGCCGGAAAATGAAGCTCCCTTTCGTGGTTATCTTTAGCTTGGGGTCACTGTTGGGCAGCCTCGCGCAACAGTGTGGACCGGCGGCAGGGGGGAAGACGTGCCTCGATGGGCTTTGCTGCAGCAAGTATGGCTATTGCGGGAGCACTTTCGCGTACTGTAATGACTCCGGGTATCTGTGCGGATCGCAGGCAGCGGGAGGGGTGTGCCGCACCTGGCAGTGCTGCAGCCAACATGGGTATTGTGGAAACACTTCGGACTACTGCGGCTCCGGCTGCCAGAGCCAGTGCGACGGTGGCTCCGGCAGTGGTGACTCCGACGCGCAGTGCGGATCGCAGGCAGCGGGAGCGTTGTGCCCCGACGGGCAGTGCTGCAGCCAGTACGGCTACTGCGGAACCACGTCGGACTACTGCGGTTCCGGCTGTCAGAGCCAATGCCCCAACCCCAACCCATTCGCTGGATATCGCGATCACT GTGTCTCACAAAAATCCACAACATGGACACACAAAGAGTTTGCATCCATCTCAATTTCAGTGATGCTCTGTGGGTGA